A genomic region of Phragmites australis chromosome 2, lpPhrAust1.1, whole genome shotgun sequence contains the following coding sequences:
- the LOC133909822 gene encoding uncharacterized protein LOC133909822: MDGGGGDYSPRFQRQASCSCAPSISRRGFVRAGFDLDGDDYYYDDDIFHSSSSSSAGGGGPYSAAAYAGNQRPSARTRLRGLWRRIMREKKRILLCTTGCLPMAAAPHREPYDEYSYAQNFDDGEAWVEPENLSRSFSARFAVPSRVLQRVAV, from the coding sequence AtggacggcggcggtggcgactACAGCCCGCGCTTCCAGCGTCAGGCCTCATGCTCCTGCGCCCCCTCCATCTCCCGCCGGGGATTCGTGCGCGCCGGCTTCGACCTCGACGGCGACGACTACTACTACGACGACGACATCttccactcctcctcctcctcctcggccggcggcggcggcccttaCTCCGCTGCGGCGTACGCCGGAAACCAGCGCCCGTCCGCGCGCACGAGGCTGAGGGGGCTGTGGCGGCGCATCATGCGGGAGAAGAAACGGATCCTGCTCTGCACCACCGGCTGCTTGCCGATGGCGGCCGCACCGCATCGGGAGCCGTACGACGAGTACAGCTACGCACAGAACTTCGACGACGGAGAGGCGTGGGTGGAGCCGGAGAACCTCTCGCGCTCCTTCTCCGCGCGCTTCGCTGTCCCCTCCAGGGTGCTGCAGAGGGTCGCCGTGTAG
- the LOC133897921 gene encoding TSL-kinase interacting protein 1-like isoform X2, which produces MKADQQHCNATDTGAKTKLGCNKLQSLKPNTHINKSSGNIAEKCRMGACFSPGQSYTESEISLKTGSLMGAPFSDSKKLSARPLNHSGKIKLQLFPIDETIQKILQQDKRNPYLELTLTPRKKISSVVQHLNRKWGSSQCAKGELMLFPYDARLDSITGSEKWTLQDSCTAADVHVAVGSPSTFRLRYGWFELNLKQQSSGSSLAPVHSIDNTIGNTPSDLVFSEQKHMVGSSEFPSNFVAPSIVDNTNTVQAVDNQSKVAPLSWIDCISNISFGALLSEAAPSQDSKQLPSQNNLSLQQIPVTCDSFDADIASLIARQQASNQPRVSNPSLWDAEETCHAFAFQNQTSKRTSTSVPGNSGATINSSVLGAIPETGTDDDQHESSGNPELGASCSRLLSGTDSLGLSSLLTNSLDAFQNFSVS; this is translated from the exons ATGAAAGCTGATCAGCAGCACTGTAATGCAACTGACACAGGAGCAAAAACCAAACTTGGTTGCAATAAGCTGCAAAGCCTGAAACCTAACACTCATATCAACAAATCGTCAG GCAATATTGCAGAGAAATGCAGAATGGGAGCTTGTTTCTCACCTGGCCAATCATATACGGAAAGTGAGATATCATTAAAGACCGGCAGTCTTATGGGAGCACCATTCAGCGATTCTAAGAAGTTATCTGCTCGGCCACTAAATCACTCTGGAAAGATCAAGCTTCAACTTTTCCCAATAGATGAGACCATTCAAAAGATTTTGCAGCAA GATAAACGCAACCCTTACCTGGAATTGACTTTGACTCCTCGAAAAAAGATATCCTCAGTTGTGCAGCATCTGAACAGAAAATGGGGTAGTTCTCAGTGTGCAAAAGGCGAGCTCATGCTCTTCCCTTATGATGCTAGACTAGATAGCATAACTGGCAGTGAAAAGTGGACTCTTCAGGATTCTTGCACGGCTGCTGATGTGCATGTTGCAGTTGGCAGCCCTTCTACATTTCGTTTAAG GTATGGTTGGTTTGAGCTCAATTTGAAGCAacaaagtagtggatcatcttTGGCACCAGTGCACTCTATAGACAACACTATTGGCAACACGCCTTCAGATCTTGTTTTCAGTGAACAGAAACATATGGTTGGTTCCAGTGAATTCCCAAGTAACTTTGTGGCACCATCCATTGTGGATAACACTAATACAGTACAAGCAGTG GATAATCAAAGCAAAGTGGCACCACTTTCATGGATTGACTGCATATCAAATATAAGTTTCGGAGCACTGTTATCTGAAGCTGCACCTTCTCAAGACAGCAAACAATTGCCTTCACAAAATAACTTGAGTCTCCAGCAGATACCTGTTACATGTGATTCGTTTGATGCTGATATTGCTTCTCTGATTGCTCGCCAGCAAGCAAGTAACCAGCCGAGGGTGTCAAATCCATCCCTTTGGGACGCCGAAGAAACTTGTCATGCATTTGCCTTCCAGAATCAAACTTCAAAAAGGACATCAACTTCAGTTCCTGGCAACAGTGGTGCTACTATTAACTCGTCTGTCCTGGGTGCAATTCCAGAAACTGGCACAGATGATGATCAG CATGAGTCCTCTGGCAACCCAGAGCTTGGAGCATCTTGCTCTAGACTCTTGAGTGGAACCGACAGTTTAGGGCTAAGCAGTTTACTCACAAACAGCTTGGATGCATTCCAGAACTTCTCTGTTTCCTGA
- the LOC133897921 gene encoding TSL-kinase interacting protein 1-like isoform X1 gives MKADQQHCNATDTGAKTKLGCNKLQSLKPNTHINKSSGNIAEKCRMGACFSPGQSYTESEISLKTGSLMGAPFSDSKKLSARPLNHSGKIKLQLFPIDETIQKILQQDKRNPYLELTLTPRKKISSVVQHLNRKWGSSQCAKGELMLFPYDARLDSITGSEKWTLQDSCTAADVHVAVGSPSTFRLRYGWFELNLKQQSSGSSLAPVHSIDNTIGNTPSDLVFSEQKHMVGSSEFPSNFVAPSIVDNTNTVQAVDNQSKVAPLSWIDCISNISFGALLSEAAPSQDSKQLPSQNNLSLQQIPVTCDSFDADIASLIARQQASNQPRVSNPSLWDAEETCHAFAFQNQTSKRTSTSVPGNSGATINSSVLGAIPETGTDDDQQCSTKGGKEEPNTWTPVLTNGHNAKPEIPMHESSGNPELGASCSRLLSGTDSLGLSSLLTNSLDAFQNFSVS, from the exons ATGAAAGCTGATCAGCAGCACTGTAATGCAACTGACACAGGAGCAAAAACCAAACTTGGTTGCAATAAGCTGCAAAGCCTGAAACCTAACACTCATATCAACAAATCGTCAG GCAATATTGCAGAGAAATGCAGAATGGGAGCTTGTTTCTCACCTGGCCAATCATATACGGAAAGTGAGATATCATTAAAGACCGGCAGTCTTATGGGAGCACCATTCAGCGATTCTAAGAAGTTATCTGCTCGGCCACTAAATCACTCTGGAAAGATCAAGCTTCAACTTTTCCCAATAGATGAGACCATTCAAAAGATTTTGCAGCAA GATAAACGCAACCCTTACCTGGAATTGACTTTGACTCCTCGAAAAAAGATATCCTCAGTTGTGCAGCATCTGAACAGAAAATGGGGTAGTTCTCAGTGTGCAAAAGGCGAGCTCATGCTCTTCCCTTATGATGCTAGACTAGATAGCATAACTGGCAGTGAAAAGTGGACTCTTCAGGATTCTTGCACGGCTGCTGATGTGCATGTTGCAGTTGGCAGCCCTTCTACATTTCGTTTAAG GTATGGTTGGTTTGAGCTCAATTTGAAGCAacaaagtagtggatcatcttTGGCACCAGTGCACTCTATAGACAACACTATTGGCAACACGCCTTCAGATCTTGTTTTCAGTGAACAGAAACATATGGTTGGTTCCAGTGAATTCCCAAGTAACTTTGTGGCACCATCCATTGTGGATAACACTAATACAGTACAAGCAGTG GATAATCAAAGCAAAGTGGCACCACTTTCATGGATTGACTGCATATCAAATATAAGTTTCGGAGCACTGTTATCTGAAGCTGCACCTTCTCAAGACAGCAAACAATTGCCTTCACAAAATAACTTGAGTCTCCAGCAGATACCTGTTACATGTGATTCGTTTGATGCTGATATTGCTTCTCTGATTGCTCGCCAGCAAGCAAGTAACCAGCCGAGGGTGTCAAATCCATCCCTTTGGGACGCCGAAGAAACTTGTCATGCATTTGCCTTCCAGAATCAAACTTCAAAAAGGACATCAACTTCAGTTCCTGGCAACAGTGGTGCTACTATTAACTCGTCTGTCCTGGGTGCAATTCCAGAAACTGGCACAGATGATGATCAG CAATGCTCTACTAAAGGTGGGAAAGAGGAACCAAACACTTGGACACCAGTGTTGACCAATGGTCATAATGCAAAGCCAGAGATCCCAATG CATGAGTCCTCTGGCAACCCAGAGCTTGGAGCATCTTGCTCTAGACTCTTGAGTGGAACCGACAGTTTAGGGCTAAGCAGTTTACTCACAAACAGCTTGGATGCATTCCAGAACTTCTCTGTTTCCTGA